One window of Gloeothece citriformis PCC 7424 genomic DNA carries:
- a CDS encoding glycosyltransferase, with translation MKIIQTATRYFPEKCGGIQIHLNEVSQYIKKEGVEIKIAAAQNKLREDFYSYEGIDVYRYPVFPHPKSEPNHGAEPHGGFEYFANWLKQQQADIYHQHQWTPQCGLPHLRLAKELGMATVVSVRLPEIFCQRKTSMFKDQQACDGKIDLTRCSYCCGVPESLGTKAVENLSKIPMPMSVKVEGLHRYLTTNIPSVSAVGKPLLSPLSIPTFVAARQMGLQEMAKYADTIVAMSQWVLDALLINGIPKEKLYLLKHGIPDTFPKPKISISTNSDSPLKIVFLGRWALPKGIHILVEAIKSLPLDVPIELTIFGIPQDESYYQEMIYRIGNDHRFKIAQALKNEEVSSTLSQFDVLAAPSQWLETGPMVVLEAFASGLPVVGSNLGGIAEKVTHNVDGLLVLHDDSQAWAEAFRKLALDRDLLSRLRQGIKPVRSIRMEALDSIDLYKKIMNRKVYRFQPSLVN, from the coding sequence ATGAAAATTATTCAAACGGCTACTCGATATTTTCCCGAAAAATGTGGAGGAATTCAAATTCATTTGAATGAAGTTTCCCAATATATAAAGAAAGAAGGAGTTGAGATTAAAATAGCGGCGGCTCAAAATAAATTGAGGGAAGACTTTTATTCTTACGAAGGAATTGATGTTTATCGCTATCCGGTTTTTCCTCATCCTAAATCTGAACCCAATCATGGTGCAGAGCCTCACGGTGGGTTTGAATATTTTGCGAACTGGTTAAAACAGCAACAAGCAGATATTTATCATCAACATCAATGGACTCCTCAATGTGGGTTGCCTCATCTGCGCTTGGCAAAAGAGTTAGGGATGGCGACGGTTGTTTCTGTCCGTCTTCCGGAAATTTTTTGTCAGCGTAAAACTTCCATGTTTAAAGATCAACAAGCCTGTGATGGCAAAATTGATCTAACTCGTTGTAGTTATTGTTGCGGTGTGCCAGAAAGTTTAGGGACAAAAGCGGTTGAGAATTTGAGCAAAATTCCTATGCCTATGAGCGTAAAAGTAGAGGGATTACATCGTTATCTTACCACTAATATTCCGTCTGTTAGTGCAGTGGGAAAACCATTACTATCTCCGCTTTCTATTCCTACCTTTGTCGCCGCTCGTCAAATGGGTTTACAAGAAATGGCCAAATATGCGGATACTATTGTGGCGATGAGTCAATGGGTTTTGGATGCCTTATTAATTAATGGTATTCCAAAAGAAAAACTTTATTTACTCAAACATGGCATTCCCGATACTTTTCCTAAGCCTAAAATTTCTATTTCAACTAACTCTGATAGTCCTCTTAAAATTGTTTTTTTGGGACGTTGGGCTTTACCAAAAGGAATTCATATTCTCGTAGAAGCCATTAAATCATTGCCTTTAGATGTTCCTATTGAACTCACTATTTTTGGGATTCCTCAAGACGAATCCTATTATCAAGAAATGATTTATCGCATTGGTAATGACCATCGTTTTAAAATTGCTCAAGCCTTAAAAAATGAAGAAGTTTCTTCAACCTTGTCTCAGTTTGATGTATTGGCTGCCCCTTCTCAATGGCTGGAAACAGGGCCGATGGTAGTTTTGGAAGCTTTTGCTAGTGGACTTCCTGTAGTCGGTTCAAATTTAGGAGGAATTGCTGAGAAGGTAACCCATAATGTAGATGGATTGTTAGTTTTACATGATGATAGTCAAGCCTGGGCTGAAGCTTTTCGGAAACTAGCTTTAGATAGAGATTTATTGTCTAGACTACGCCAAGGAATTAAGCCGGTTCGGAGTATTCGTATGGAGGCATTAGATTCAATTGACCTGTATAAAAAAATTATGAATCGAAAAGTTTACAGATTCCAACCCTCATTGGTAAATTAA
- a CDS encoding DUF7453 family protein: MNNPIKTFSFTKIAENNRNFDGFEWGDFQNSPAINDKGTVAFDVNLLNIDGVGIFTGDGKKITREYIATPEYPGGPNASSLGLDINNKGILVFSISDGFFDTDILVSRNGEVSAVGNGFLANPVSINNRGTVAFAQGDSRNPTSHTVETVSPNGQSTIIASSFDEESGSVLFAPEGASINDRGQVAFKNEVAGIFVGKQGKPTNTFKTIADGSGQFDRFDFLPDINNKGIVAFSAKLDDGSSGIFLGNTKKPTNDTITIVDSQGLFDSFQDVALSDKGEIAFEASLDTGEFGIFTGDDPIADKVIAIGDLLFGSTVTGLDFFIEGLNNSGQIAFSAELENGTEVVVRANPTNPTKDYLIEAENFNLETYKVENTSVASNGKLISLLNGGNAGSAATQFTGNSGYYDILVGYYDEIDGKSLFNFKVNNYLKDQWKADQKLDPKGYVATRQNFTEHLISGISLQTGDILKLEGFRDQEEYARIDYLKLIPSKENRRGLNNLENITFCSDSLLSPDSLENYGIANNDSFLS; this comes from the coding sequence ATGAATAATCCGATTAAAACTTTTTCTTTTACAAAAATTGCGGAAAATAATCGCAATTTTGACGGCTTTGAGTGGGGAGACTTTCAAAATTCCCCTGCTATTAATGACAAGGGGACAGTAGCCTTTGATGTCAATTTGTTAAATATAGACGGGGTCGGAATTTTTACTGGAGACGGAAAAAAAATTACTCGTGAATATATAGCAACCCCTGAATATCCAGGGGGTCCCAATGCCAGCAGTCTTGGTCTTGATATTAATAATAAAGGAATATTAGTCTTTTCAATATCAGACGGTTTTTTTGACACTGATATTTTAGTCAGTCGTAATGGAGAGGTTTCTGCTGTTGGAAATGGCTTTTTGGCTAATCCTGTTTCGATTAACAATAGGGGTACAGTGGCTTTTGCCCAAGGTGATAGCCGAAATCCGACCAGTCATACTGTTGAAACGGTCAGTCCTAATGGTCAATCTACCATCATTGCTTCATCTTTTGATGAAGAATCTGGTTCAGTTCTTTTTGCTCCGGAAGGTGCATCTATCAACGATCGCGGACAAGTCGCTTTTAAAAATGAGGTGGCAGGGATTTTTGTTGGAAAGCAAGGTAAACCAACGAATACTTTTAAAACCATCGCCGATGGTAGCGGTCAATTTGACCGATTTGATTTTCTTCCAGATATCAACAATAAAGGAATAGTTGCTTTTTCTGCCAAACTCGACGACGGAAGTTCAGGAATTTTTCTAGGCAATACAAAAAAACCCACTAATGACACGATAACTATTGTTGATAGTCAAGGTTTGTTTGACTCTTTTCAAGATGTGGCTCTTAGCGATAAAGGTGAAATCGCTTTTGAGGCTAGTTTAGATACAGGTGAGTTTGGCATTTTTACGGGAGATGATCCCATAGCCGATAAAGTAATTGCCATAGGAGATCTTCTATTTGGGTCAACAGTAACGGGTCTGGACTTCTTTATTGAAGGATTAAATAATTCTGGACAAATCGCCTTTAGTGCTGAGTTAGAAAATGGGACTGAAGTCGTTGTCCGTGCTAACCCGACTAACCCGACTAAAGACTACCTGATAGAGGCAGAAAATTTCAACTTAGAAACTTATAAAGTAGAAAATACTTCAGTAGCTTCTAATGGTAAACTTATTTCTTTATTAAATGGAGGAAACGCCGGCAGTGCTGCCACTCAATTTACAGGAAATTCAGGATATTATGATATCTTAGTGGGTTATTACGATGAAATTGATGGGAAATCTTTATTCAATTTTAAAGTTAATAATTATCTTAAAGATCAATGGAAAGCTGATCAAAAGCTAGATCCTAAAGGTTATGTTGCTACCCGCCAAAATTTTACCGAACACTTAATTTCAGGGATATCTTTACAGACGGGAGATATTCTGAAACTAGAGGGGTTTCGAGATCAAGAAGAGTATGCCAGAATTGATTATCTTAAATTAATTCCGTCAAAAGAAAATAGACGAGGGTTAAACAACCTAGAAAATATAACTTTTTGTTCTGATTCATTATTAAGTCCTGACTCTTTAGAAAATTATGGTATAGCCAATAATGATAGTTTTTTGAGTTGA
- a CDS encoding alkaline phosphatase family protein: MKKTVIVIGLDAAEPRLIDKFMSEGYLKNLNKLRQKGTYALLESIKYYCAEAPWTMFLTGCPPTRTGYWSPIKFHPNIYETELVEAYNFYEYPPFYALNKDYRITVFDIPQTALSERVNGIQVLGWGAHCAQTPSYSFPAELFDDIVNKYGLHPGLHKDHADCYSLASLYKLEEMLLRGIDLRSAICQNLLKQEPWDLFLTVFGEIHVAGHFIWHLSQTNHPLYDIVGSHGSHDSMLNCYQAVDRAIGEILTQAPKDAYVIVFSVYGMNTNVTDLPSGTFLPEFLYRFSFPGKFALARGDLNSELKPPISKCKINAGWEIWSMKDDPSVIRRFLRRETPYQLFKHIERFLGPVNQPDLICPNKLDEMFDPLSFQPAEWYKAYWPYMKAFALPSFSEGYIRINLKGRESRGIVSCCEYDHVCNEIINKLYELKDPRTGIGMVKEIIRTRRYALDNNFNYPDADLIVIWQEDSPTDVVDSPDFGRIGPVPYFRTGSHRSQGFFMATGSGISPNSNLPVGHILDLAPTILRLMNAPIPYYCQGKSLLNINIAS, translated from the coding sequence ATGAAAAAGACTGTTATTGTTATTGGTCTGGATGCTGCAGAACCTAGACTGATTGATAAATTTATGTCTGAAGGATACCTTAAAAACTTAAATAAATTACGACAAAAAGGAACTTATGCACTTTTAGAAAGTATTAAATATTATTGTGCCGAAGCCCCTTGGACAATGTTTTTAACAGGTTGCCCCCCTACTCGAACGGGTTATTGGTCGCCGATCAAATTTCATCCTAATATCTACGAAACAGAATTAGTTGAGGCTTATAATTTTTATGAATATCCCCCTTTTTATGCCTTAAATAAAGACTATCGGATAACCGTTTTTGATATACCCCAAACCGCTCTTTCAGAAAGAGTTAATGGAATACAAGTGTTAGGATGGGGCGCTCATTGTGCCCAAACTCCAAGTTATTCTTTTCCAGCAGAATTATTTGATGATATTGTCAATAAATATGGGTTACATCCGGGTCTTCATAAAGATCATGCTGACTGTTACAGTTTAGCTTCTCTTTATAAATTAGAAGAAATGTTGCTGAGGGGCATAGATCTCCGTTCTGCTATTTGTCAAAATTTACTTAAACAAGAACCCTGGGATTTATTTTTAACAGTTTTTGGCGAAATTCATGTGGCAGGACACTTCATATGGCATCTGAGTCAAACGAACCATCCTCTGTATGACATTGTTGGCTCTCATGGTTCTCATGATAGTATGCTTAACTGTTACCAAGCCGTAGATCGAGCGATAGGAGAAATTCTGACTCAAGCCCCAAAAGATGCTTATGTCATTGTATTTTCGGTTTACGGTATGAACACGAATGTAACAGATTTGCCCAGTGGAACGTTTCTACCTGAATTCCTTTATCGTTTCAGTTTTCCAGGTAAATTTGCTTTAGCGAGAGGGGATTTAAATTCAGAGTTAAAACCCCCCATAAGCAAATGTAAAATCAATGCCGGTTGGGAAATATGGTCAATGAAAGATGACCCTAGTGTAATTAGAAGATTTTTGAGGCGAGAAACGCCTTATCAGTTGTTTAAGCATATCGAAAGATTCCTCGGCCCAGTTAATCAACCCGATTTAATTTGTCCTAACAAACTAGATGAAATGTTTGATCCCCTTAGTTTTCAGCCAGCAGAATGGTATAAAGCTTATTGGCCTTACATGAAAGCGTTTGCTCTACCTAGTTTTTCTGAAGGTTACATTCGCATTAACCTCAAAGGACGAGAATCCAGAGGGATAGTTTCCTGTTGTGAATATGATCATGTTTGCAACGAAATTATCAACAAGCTTTATGAGCTTAAAGACCCTCGCACAGGAATTGGGATGGTTAAAGAGATTATCCGAACTCGTCGATACGCGCTTGATAATAATTTCAACTACCCTGATGCAGATTTAATCGTTATTTGGCAAGAAGATTCCCCTACTGATGTGGTCGATAGTCCTGATTTTGGGCGTATCGGCCCTGTTCCTTATTTTCGGACTGGTAGCCATCGATCGCAGGGTTTTTTTATGGCTACTGGTAGCGGTATTTCCCCTAATTCTAATTTACCTGTTGGTCATATTCTTGACCTTGCCCCTACGATTTTAAGATTGATGAACGCACCCATTCCCTACTATTGCCAAGGAAAATCCTTATTAAATATTAATATTGCCTCATAA
- a CDS encoding acyltransferase, whose protein sequence is MNKNSLSLKLLTFKESFIMGLVDWMPLSIGVRIRRILYKLILSKIGSNVNIQPYVQLVNPNCIELGNKVLIDRFARLKNAGRNSKLCIGDSVKINRGADIKVHTNGYFEIDESVIIGAYSCLSGLNIKIGKFTMLGPHTGIFANNHVFTNPFRHINEQGHTYKGITIEEDCWLGSGVKVVDGVTIGRGSIIGAGAVVTKSIPPYSIATGVPAKIVGNRQDIQKNGLGTFALSSSLNNLTDN, encoded by the coding sequence ATGAATAAAAACTCTTTGTCTTTAAAATTACTGACTTTCAAAGAAAGTTTTATTATGGGATTAGTCGATTGGATGCCTCTTTCAATCGGAGTCAGAATCAGACGAATTTTATATAAATTAATTCTCTCAAAAATTGGTTCTAATGTTAATATTCAACCCTATGTACAGTTGGTTAATCCTAATTGTATTGAACTGGGAAACAAAGTTTTAATTGATAGATTTGCTCGTCTTAAAAATGCCGGTCGAAACAGTAAACTTTGCATTGGTGACTCGGTAAAAATTAATCGTGGTGCTGACATCAAAGTTCACACCAATGGTTATTTTGAAATAGACGAATCTGTAATTATTGGTGCTTATAGTTGTCTTTCGGGTCTTAATATCAAAATTGGAAAATTTACGATGTTAGGCCCTCATACAGGAATTTTTGCGAATAATCATGTATTTACAAATCCTTTTCGCCATATTAATGAGCAAGGACATACTTACAAAGGCATTACCATTGAAGAGGATTGTTGGTTAGGGAGTGGAGTTAAAGTTGTAGATGGGGTGACAATTGGTCGAGGAAGTATAATCGGCGCTGGCGCAGTCGTCACAAAGAGTATTCCGCCTTACTCAATTGCTACAGGCGTACCAGCCAAGATAGTCGGTAATCGTCAAGACATTCAAAAAAATGGGTTAGGGACTTTTGCTTTGAGTAGTAGTTTGAATAATCTTACAGATAATTAA
- a CDS encoding alkaline phosphatase family protein, protein MKHSVIAIGLDSVDPLFLEDWMSKGYLKTLATLKEQGAYGRLINNEYYKGESAWTSFLTGCLSSKTGYWSKTKFDPINYQANKIGDHGAYDYREYSPFYALGDDYRVAMFDMPQTTIAENVNGIQAVAWGAHAPMISRQSQPPELISELVAQYGDHPADCLHHRDRSDWYNLASVDKLKKELEIGLERRTAMTKDLLARERWDLFLTNISETHTFMHYFWHLSQKEHPLYQPSSVDPMLEYFKAVDHSIATILTEAPEDANIIIFSAHGMGENASDVLSSVVLPEFLYRFSFPGKSLVKSQNLGVKLPKPLTPKNRNLSWFLALYDLKNEPDPLAGVLRSIAKIIPGRFHRNLAQFYKNLSKITGSIHTELFQWHPGDWYKPFWPKMKAFYLPGFSDGYIRINLQGRESKGIVPVADYDAVCNELIKELHLLKDARTGKAIVKKVVRTRSSATDNDPKLPDADLVVLWEDWAVDVVDSPTYGRIGPVYFNRSSAHRDRGFVIAKGPNIHPGSKLAQGHAVDLSATILELMGAPVAKHLDGQCLTYADGSSLVPKEQQEKVFVSVS, encoded by the coding sequence ATGAAACATTCTGTTATTGCCATTGGGTTAGACTCGGTAGATCCTCTATTCCTAGAAGATTGGATGTCTAAAGGTTATTTAAAGACTCTCGCTACCCTAAAAGAGCAAGGGGCTTATGGTCGTTTAATTAATAATGAATATTACAAAGGAGAATCAGCTTGGACAAGCTTTCTCACCGGTTGTCTTTCATCTAAAACAGGTTATTGGTCTAAAACCAAGTTCGATCCTATCAACTATCAAGCCAATAAAATTGGAGATCATGGAGCTTACGACTACCGTGAATACTCTCCATTTTATGCCCTAGGAGATGACTACCGAGTCGCTATGTTTGATATGCCTCAGACTACGATTGCTGAAAACGTTAATGGCATACAAGCTGTAGCTTGGGGCGCTCATGCTCCCATGATCTCGCGCCAGTCTCAACCCCCAGAACTCATTTCAGAATTAGTTGCTCAATATGGCGATCATCCAGCAGATTGCCTTCATCATAGAGATCGTTCTGACTGGTACAATTTAGCTTCTGTAGACAAGCTAAAAAAAGAACTCGAAATCGGGTTAGAGCGTCGCACGGCAATGACAAAAGATTTACTCGCGCGGGAACGGTGGGATTTATTTCTCACTAATATTAGCGAAACTCATACCTTTATGCACTACTTTTGGCACTTGAGCCAAAAAGAACATCCTCTCTATCAGCCTAGCTCGGTCGATCCGATGCTAGAGTATTTCAAAGCAGTAGATCACTCTATTGCAACAATCCTGACAGAAGCCCCAGAAGATGCTAATATCATTATCTTCTCTGCTCATGGTATGGGGGAAAATGCTTCAGATGTTCTCAGTTCCGTTGTGTTGCCAGAGTTTCTTTATCGGTTTAGTTTTCCGGGCAAATCTTTAGTAAAATCGCAAAACCTAGGGGTAAAACTGCCAAAACCTCTCACGCCAAAAAACCGAAATTTATCCTGGTTTTTAGCTCTATACGACTTAAAAAATGAGCCTGATCCGTTGGCAGGAGTTTTGCGCTCGATCGCTAAAATAATCCCCGGACGATTCCATCGCAACCTAGCCCAATTCTACAAAAATTTATCCAAAATAACAGGGTCTATCCATACCGAGTTATTTCAGTGGCATCCAGGAGATTGGTATAAGCCATTTTGGCCAAAAATGAAAGCGTTTTATCTCCCCGGTTTCTCTGATGGCTATATTCGCATTAACCTTCAAGGACGAGAGTCAAAAGGAATTGTACCAGTGGCGGACTATGATGCTGTATGTAATGAACTCATTAAAGAACTCCATCTACTCAAAGATGCCAGAACCGGAAAAGCGATCGTTAAAAAAGTTGTCCGTACTCGTTCCTCTGCCACAGACAACGATCCTAAATTACCCGATGCAGATTTAGTCGTGCTTTGGGAAGATTGGGCGGTAGATGTGGTAGATAGCCCGACTTATGGTCGCATTGGCCCCGTCTACTTTAATCGGAGTTCGGCTCATCGTGATAGAGGATTTGTCATTGCTAAAGGGCCGAATATTCATCCGGGTTCAAAATTGGCACAAGGACACGCAGTAGATTTATCCGCTACGATTCTAGAATTGATGGGTGCGCCAGTGGCAAAACATCTTGATGGTCAATGTTTGACCTATGCTGATGGTAGCTCTTTAGTCCCGAAAGAACAACAAGAAAAAGTATTTGTTTCAGTGAGTTAA